The following coding sequences are from one Streptomyces venezuelae window:
- a CDS encoding DMT family transporter, whose amino-acid sequence MGYALLAAAIAAEVAGTTAMKYSEGFSRLVPSLITVAGYLLAFTLLAQTLKTLSVGTAYAIWAGIGTAAVAAIGMLFLGESANMVKIAGIALVIAGVVVLNLGGAH is encoded by the coding sequence ATGGGATACGCACTGCTGGCCGCGGCCATCGCGGCGGAGGTGGCCGGGACGACGGCCATGAAGTACAGCGAGGGGTTCAGCAGGCTGGTCCCCTCGCTCATCACGGTCGCGGGGTATCTGCTCGCCTTCACGCTGCTCGCGCAGACCCTGAAGACCCTGTCCGTGGGCACCGCGTACGCGATCTGGGCGGGCATCGGCACCGCCGCCGTGGCCGCCATCGGCATGCTCTTCCTGGGGGAGTCGGCCAACATGGTCAAGATCGCGGGCATCGCGCTCGTCATCGCGGGCGTCGTCGTGCTCAATCTGGGCGGGGCCCACTGA
- a CDS encoding TetR/AcrR family transcriptional regulator codes for MGRRYDPERRQRIIDAAIRVVGEKGIGGLSHRSVAAEADVPLGSTTYHFKTLDELLTAALRQCNEGFAKVVAASGVCEDPAADRAELACGLARVLGEWFAGERAGVELEYELYLAAVRRPALRPVAAEWCAGLTDVIERRTDPVTARALVALMDGISLQVLLTGGEYDEEYAREMLGRLLV; via the coding sequence ATGGGGCGCCGGTACGATCCCGAGCGCCGCCAGCGGATCATCGACGCGGCGATCCGCGTCGTCGGGGAGAAGGGCATCGGCGGGCTCAGTCACCGCTCCGTCGCCGCCGAGGCGGACGTGCCGCTCGGCTCGACCACGTACCACTTCAAGACGCTCGACGAGCTGCTCACCGCCGCGCTGCGGCAGTGCAACGAGGGGTTCGCGAAGGTGGTGGCCGCCAGTGGTGTGTGCGAGGACCCGGCGGCCGACCGCGCCGAACTGGCCTGTGGCCTCGCCCGGGTGCTCGGTGAGTGGTTCGCGGGGGAGCGGGCCGGGGTCGAGCTGGAGTACGAGCTTTATCTCGCCGCCGTGCGCAGGCCCGCGCTCCGGCCCGTGGCCGCCGAATGGTGCGCGGGGCTCACCGACGTCATCGAGCGCCGTACCGACCCGGTCACCGCGCGCGCCCTCGTCGCCCTGATGGACGGGATCAGCCTGCAAGTGCTCCTCACGGGCGGCGAGTACGACGAGGAGTACGCGCGGGAGATGCTCGGCCGCCTGCTTGTGTAG
- a CDS encoding helix-turn-helix transcriptional regulator, translating into MKNVGEAPQEELATGERSTRNRVARSILDHGPSTVADLAKRLGLTQAAVRRHLDALAHENVVEPREQRVYGARTRGRPAKVFALTDCGRDAFDQSYDKLAAEALRWITEHHGEEAVVAFARARITAQAETYRQAIDAAPPEQRTEALAKALTADGYAATARSAPVGEQLCQHHCPVAHVAEQFPQLCEAETEMFSELLGTHVQRLATIAHGDGVCTTFIPRSGGSGTITTRQATTPASASTAGRNPA; encoded by the coding sequence GTGAAAAACGTTGGCGAGGCTCCGCAGGAGGAACTCGCGACCGGTGAGCGCTCGACGCGCAACCGTGTCGCGCGGTCCATCCTGGACCACGGCCCGTCCACCGTCGCCGACCTCGCGAAGCGCCTCGGCCTCACCCAGGCAGCCGTCCGCAGGCACCTGGACGCCCTCGCCCATGAGAACGTGGTCGAGCCCCGCGAACAGCGGGTCTACGGCGCGAGGACCCGCGGTCGCCCCGCCAAGGTCTTCGCGCTGACCGACTGCGGGCGTGACGCCTTCGACCAGTCGTACGACAAGCTGGCCGCGGAAGCGCTGCGGTGGATCACCGAGCACCACGGCGAAGAGGCCGTCGTCGCGTTCGCCCGGGCGAGGATCACCGCCCAGGCCGAGACGTACCGGCAGGCGATCGACGCCGCGCCCCCCGAACAGCGCACCGAGGCTCTGGCGAAGGCGTTGACCGCCGACGGGTACGCTGCTACGGCGCGCAGCGCACCGGTCGGCGAACAGCTCTGCCAGCACCACTGCCCGGTCGCCCATGTCGCCGAACAGTTTCCGCAGCTCTGCGAGGCGGAGACGGAGATGTTCTCCGAACTCCTCGGCACGCATGTGCAGCGCCTCGCCACCATCGCCCACGGAGACGGCGTCTGCACGACGTTCATTCCGCGCAGCGGCGGCAGCGGCACCATCACCACCAGGCAAGCCACCACACCAGCATCAGCAAGCACGGCCGGGAGGAACCCCGCATGA
- a CDS encoding cysteine desulfurase, with protein sequence MTQLPGLLDTEAIRKDFPILDRTIHDGKKLVYLDNAATSQTPRQVLDVLNEYYEQHNANVHRGVHVLAEEATALYEGARDKVAEFINAPSRDEVIFTKNASESLNLVANMLGWADEPYRVDHETEIVITEMEHHSNIVPWQLLSQRTGAKLKWFGLTDDGRLDLSNIEEVITEKTKIVSFVLVSNILGTHNPVEAIVRRAQEVGALVLIDASQAAPHMPLDVQALQADFVAFTGHKMCGPTGIGVLWGRQELLEDLPPFLGGGEMIETVSMNSSTYAPAPHKFEAGTPPVSQAVGLGAAVDYLSAIGMDKIAAHEQAITEYAVKRLLEVPDLRIIGPTTAEERGAAISFTLGDIHPHDVGQVLDEQGIAVRVGHHCARPVCLRYGIPATTRASFYLYSTPGEIDALVDGLEHVRNFFG encoded by the coding sequence GTGACACAGCTGCCGGGCCTCCTCGACACCGAGGCGATCCGCAAGGACTTCCCGATCCTGGATCGCACGATCCACGACGGCAAGAAGCTCGTGTACCTGGACAACGCGGCGACCTCGCAGACCCCGCGGCAGGTCCTCGACGTACTGAACGAGTACTACGAGCAGCACAACGCCAACGTTCACCGCGGCGTGCACGTCCTCGCCGAGGAGGCCACGGCGCTGTACGAGGGCGCCCGTGACAAGGTCGCGGAGTTCATCAACGCGCCCAGCCGCGACGAGGTGATCTTCACCAAGAACGCCTCGGAGTCGCTCAACCTCGTGGCCAACATGCTGGGCTGGGCCGACGAGCCCTACCGCGTGGACCACGAGACCGAGATCGTCATCACGGAGATGGAGCACCACTCCAACATCGTTCCGTGGCAGCTGCTCTCGCAGCGCACCGGCGCGAAGCTGAAGTGGTTCGGCCTCACCGACGACGGCCGTCTCGACCTCTCCAATATCGAAGAGGTCATCACCGAGAAGACGAAGATCGTCTCCTTCGTCCTGGTCAGCAACATCCTGGGCACGCACAACCCGGTCGAGGCCATCGTGCGCCGCGCCCAGGAGGTCGGCGCGCTCGTCCTCATCGACGCCTCGCAGGCCGCCCCGCACATGCCGCTGGACGTGCAGGCGCTGCAGGCCGACTTCGTGGCCTTCACCGGTCACAAGATGTGCGGCCCGACGGGCATCGGCGTGCTGTGGGGCCGGCAGGAACTCCTGGAGGACCTGCCCCCGTTCCTCGGCGGCGGCGAGATGATCGAGACCGTGTCGATGAACTCGTCGACGTACGCGCCCGCGCCGCACAAGTTCGAGGCCGGCACGCCGCCGGTCTCCCAGGCCGTCGGCCTGGGCGCGGCCGTGGACTACCTCTCTGCCATCGGCATGGACAAGATCGCCGCGCACGAGCAGGCGATCACCGAGTACGCGGTCAAGCGCCTCCTGGAGGTTCCCGACCTGCGCATCATCGGCCCGACGACGGCCGAGGAGCGCGGCGCCGCGATCTCCTTCACGCTCGGCGACATCCACCCGCACGACGTGGGCCAGGTCCTCGACGAGCAGGGCATCGCGGTGCGCGTGGGTCACCACTGCGCGCGTCCGGTCTGCCTGCGGTACGGAATTCCTGCGACCACGCGAGCGTCGTTCTATCTGTACTCCACGCCCGGTGAGATCGACGCTCTCGTCGACGGCCTGGAGCACGTACGGAACTTCTTCGGCTGA
- a CDS encoding aminoglycoside N(3)-acetyltransferase yields the protein MATPPPTGPLCTRDSIARELLALGVRPGETLLAHTSLSALGWVSGGAVALVQALLDALGPEGTLVVPAHSGDNSEPSAWQNPPVPEEWWPVLRASMPAYDPLTSPTYGVGIVPETVRTWPGALRSAHPQTSFAALGPAAATITAGHARDCRLGERSPLARLEKAGARVLLLGAGYDACTSFHLAEYRVPGPEEENSFAAMTSRGRVWKTVRERSISEEGFAELGAAFEKDSEVVRGFVGAAESRLFPVADAVAYAERWLATNRPAHPDPQGRP from the coding sequence ATGGCGACACCCCCTCCCACCGGCCCTTTGTGCACGCGCGACTCGATCGCGCGCGAGCTGCTCGCGCTCGGTGTGCGCCCCGGGGAGACCCTCCTCGCCCACACCTCGCTCAGCGCGCTCGGCTGGGTGAGCGGCGGCGCCGTCGCCCTCGTCCAGGCGCTCCTGGACGCCCTGGGCCCCGAGGGCACGCTGGTGGTCCCCGCCCATTCCGGCGACAACTCCGAACCCTCGGCGTGGCAGAACCCTCCCGTGCCCGAGGAGTGGTGGCCGGTGCTGCGCGCGTCGATGCCCGCGTACGACCCGCTGACCTCGCCCACGTACGGCGTCGGCATCGTCCCGGAGACCGTCCGCACCTGGCCGGGCGCCCTGCGCAGCGCCCACCCGCAGACCTCGTTCGCGGCGCTCGGCCCCGCCGCCGCCACGATCACCGCCGGGCACGCCCGCGACTGCCGCCTCGGCGAGCGCAGCCCCCTGGCCCGCCTGGAGAAGGCCGGTGCCCGCGTCCTCCTCCTCGGCGCGGGATATGACGCGTGCACCTCGTTCCACCTCGCCGAGTACCGCGTCCCCGGCCCGGAGGAGGAGAACTCCTTCGCCGCGATGACCTCCCGGGGCCGCGTCTGGAAGACCGTGCGGGAGCGCTCGATCAGCGAGGAGGGCTTCGCCGAGCTCGGCGCGGCGTTCGAGAAGGACTCGGAGGTCGTACGCGGCTTCGTCGGCGCCGCCGAGTCACGCCTCTTCCCGGTGGCGGACGCCGTGGCGTACGCGGAGCGGTGGCTGGCGACGAACCGCCCCGCGCATCCGGACCCCCAGGGCCGTCCCTAG
- the sufD gene encoding Fe-S cluster assembly protein SufD, translating to MAEAQNIPVGSTTAGSIAVAAESTVATRMSAPPSFDVADFPVPHGREEEWRFTPLERLRGLHDGTAVADGGIRVEVSAPEGVTQETVGRDDARVGKAGKPVDRVAAQAYSSFEKASVVTVPKDTVLTEPIRIAVHGEGGTAFAHQVIELGAFAEALVVIDHTGDAVLAANVDFVVGDGAKLTVVSVQDWDDTAVHVAQHNALVGRDASFKSVVVTFGGDLVRLHPRVNYAGTGGEAELFGLYVTDAGQHQEHRLLVDHNTPHCKSNVVYKGALQGDDAHAVWIGDVLIEAAAEGTDTYEMNRNLVLTDGARVDSVPNLEIETGEIVGAGHASATGRFDDEQLFYLQSRGIPEEEARRLVVRGFFAELVQQIGLPDVEERLIAKIEEELEATVA from the coding sequence ATGGCTGAGGCTCAGAACATCCCGGTGGGCTCCACCACCGCCGGATCGATCGCGGTGGCCGCCGAGTCCACCGTCGCCACCCGCATGAGCGCGCCCCCGTCCTTCGACGTGGCGGACTTCCCCGTCCCGCACGGCCGCGAGGAGGAGTGGCGGTTCACGCCGCTGGAGCGCCTGCGCGGGCTGCACGACGGCACCGCGGTGGCGGACGGCGGCATCCGCGTCGAGGTGAGCGCCCCCGAGGGCGTCACCCAGGAGACCGTCGGCCGCGACGACGCCCGCGTCGGCAAGGCGGGCAAGCCCGTCGACCGCGTCGCCGCCCAGGCCTACTCGTCCTTCGAGAAGGCCTCGGTCGTCACCGTCCCCAAGGACACGGTGCTCACCGAGCCCATCCGCATCGCCGTGCACGGCGAGGGCGGCACCGCCTTCGCGCACCAGGTGATCGAGCTCGGCGCGTTCGCGGAGGCGCTCGTCGTCATCGACCACACCGGTGACGCCGTGCTCGCCGCCAACGTCGACTTCGTCGTCGGCGACGGTGCCAAGCTCACCGTCGTCTCCGTCCAGGACTGGGACGACACCGCGGTGCACGTCGCCCAGCACAACGCGCTGGTCGGCCGTGACGCGTCCTTCAAGTCCGTCGTCGTCACCTTCGGCGGCGACCTGGTCCGCCTGCACCCGCGCGTGAACTACGCGGGCACCGGCGGCGAGGCCGAGCTCTTCGGCCTGTACGTCACCGACGCGGGCCAGCACCAGGAGCACCGCCTCCTGGTCGACCACAACACCCCGCACTGCAAGTCGAACGTCGTCTACAAGGGCGCGCTCCAGGGCGACGACGCGCACGCCGTGTGGATCGGCGACGTCCTCATCGAGGCCGCCGCCGAGGGCACCGACACGTACGAGATGAACCGCAACCTGGTTCTGACCGACGGCGCCCGGGTCGACTCGGTGCCGAACCTCGAGATCGAGACCGGCGAGATCGTCGGCGCGGGCCACGCCTCGGCGACCGGCCGCTTCGACGACGAGCAGCTCTTCTACCTGCAGTCGCGCGGCATCCCGGAGGAGGAGGCACGCCGCCTCGTCGTCCGCGGCTTCTTCGCCGAGCTGGTCCAGCAGATCGGCCTGCCCGACGTCGAGGAGCGCCTCATCGCGAAGATCGAAGAGGAGCTGGAGGCGACCGTCGCATGA
- the sufU gene encoding Fe-S cluster assembly sulfur transfer protein SufU: MKLDSMYQEVILDHYKHPHGRGLRDGDAEVHHVNPTCGDEITLRVKYDGSTIADVSYEGQGCSISQASASVLNDLLVGKELAQAQRIQEVFLELMQSKGKLEPDDAMEEVLEDAVAFAGVSKYPARVKCALLSWMAWKDATAQALGTDAADVAERKTA, from the coding sequence GTGAAGCTGGATTCGATGTACCAGGAAGTCATCCTGGACCACTACAAGCACCCGCACGGGCGTGGTCTGCGCGATGGCGACGCCGAGGTGCACCACGTCAACCCGACGTGCGGCGACGAGATCACGCTGCGCGTCAAGTACGACGGGTCGACGATCGCCGACGTGTCGTACGAGGGCCAGGGCTGCTCCATCAGCCAGGCCAGCGCGTCCGTCCTGAACGACCTCCTGGTCGGCAAGGAGCTCGCCCAGGCGCAGCGGATCCAGGAGGTCTTCCTGGAGCTGATGCAGTCCAAGGGCAAGCTGGAGCCGGACGACGCGATGGAGGAGGTCCTGGAGGACGCGGTCGCGTTCGCCGGGGTCTCCAAGTACCCGGCGCGTGTGAAGTGTGCTCTGCTGAGCTGGATGGCGTGGAAGGACGCGACGGCCCAGGCGCTGGGCACCGATGCCGCCGACGTCGCTGAGAGGAAGACCGCATGA
- a CDS encoding bifunctional 3-phenylpropionate/cinnamic acid dioxygenase ferredoxin subunit — protein MSLDQARFVRACGLSELEEDTPKRVELDGTPVSVVHTEGEVYAIHDICSHANVSLSEGEVEDCQIECWLHGSSFDLRTGKPSGLPATRPVPVYPVKIEGDDVLVSLTQES, from the coding sequence ATGAGCCTCGACCAGGCCCGATTCGTTCGGGCGTGCGGACTGAGCGAGCTGGAGGAGGACACCCCGAAGCGGGTGGAACTCGACGGCACGCCGGTCTCGGTCGTCCACACCGAGGGCGAGGTGTACGCGATCCACGACATCTGCTCGCACGCGAACGTCTCCCTCTCCGAGGGCGAGGTGGAGGACTGTCAGATCGAGTGCTGGCTGCACGGCTCCAGCTTCGACCTCCGCACCGGCAAGCCGTCCGGCCTTCCCGCGACGCGCCCCGTCCCCGTATACCCCGTAAAGATCGAAGGGGACGACGTGCTCGTCTCCCTCACCCAGGAGTCCTGA
- a CDS encoding metal-sulfur cluster assembly factor — MSENETLTTKPASEEEVREALYDVVDPELGIDVVNLGLIYGVHIDDANIATIDMTLTSAACPLTDVIEDQAKSATEGIVNELRINWVWMPPWGPDKITDDGREQLRALGFNV, encoded by the coding sequence ATGAGCGAGAACGAGACCCTGACCACGAAGCCCGCTTCCGAGGAAGAGGTCCGCGAGGCGCTGTACGACGTCGTCGACCCCGAACTGGGCATCGACGTCGTCAACCTCGGCCTGATCTACGGCGTGCACATCGACGACGCCAACATCGCCACGATCGACATGACGCTCACGTCCGCGGCCTGCCCGCTGACCGACGTCATCGAGGACCAGGCGAAGTCGGCGACGGAGGGCATCGTCAACGAGCTCCGGATCAACTGGGTCTGGATGCCGCCGTGGGGCCCCGACAAGATCACGGACGACGGGCGCGAGCAGCTTCGGGCGCTCGGGTTCAACGTCTGA
- a CDS encoding ABC transporter permease: MSAAGTYTPKPGAAPLPRMIAAQAALETKMLLRNGEQLLLTVIIPTLLLVLFSAVDIVTVPTETAGGKGEAVDFLAPGILALAVMSTAFTGQAIATGFERRYGVLKRLGASPLPRWGLMTAKTLSVLVTEVLQVVLVTVIAFALGWSPHGNPFAVLLLLVIGTAAFSGLGLLMAGTLKAEATLAAANLVFLLLLMGGGVIVPLDKFPDAAQTLLGLLPISALSDGLRDVLQHGAGMPWGDLGILAVWAVLGLGAAAKFFRWE; encoded by the coding sequence ATGAGCGCCGCCGGAACGTACACGCCGAAGCCGGGCGCCGCACCGCTCCCCCGCATGATCGCGGCGCAGGCGGCCCTGGAGACGAAGATGCTGCTGCGCAACGGCGAGCAGCTGCTCCTCACGGTCATCATCCCGACGCTCCTCCTCGTCCTGTTCAGCGCGGTCGACATCGTGACTGTGCCCACGGAAACTGCGGGCGGCAAGGGCGAGGCCGTGGACTTCCTCGCGCCGGGCATCCTCGCGCTCGCCGTGATGTCGACGGCGTTCACCGGGCAGGCCATCGCGACGGGCTTCGAGCGCCGGTACGGAGTGCTGAAGCGGCTCGGCGCGTCGCCGCTGCCGCGCTGGGGGCTGATGACGGCGAAGACACTGTCGGTGCTCGTCACCGAGGTCCTCCAGGTCGTGCTCGTCACGGTCATCGCGTTCGCGCTCGGCTGGTCGCCGCACGGCAACCCGTTCGCCGTCCTGCTGCTCCTGGTGATCGGCACGGCCGCGTTCTCCGGGCTCGGCCTGCTGATGGCGGGCACGCTCAAGGCGGAGGCGACGCTGGCCGCCGCGAACCTCGTCTTCCTGCTGCTGCTCATGGGCGGCGGCGTGATCGTCCCGCTCGACAAGTTCCCCGACGCGGCCCAGACGCTTCTCGGGCTGCTCCCCATCTCGGCGCTCTCGGACGGTCTGCGCGACGTCCTGCAGCACGGCGCGGGCATGCCGTGGGGGGATCTCGGGATCCTCGCGGTATGGGCGGTGCTGGGGCTCGGCGCGGCGGCGAAGTTCTTCCGCTGGGAGTGA
- a CDS encoding ABC transporter ATP-binding protein, whose product MRNEPVVQIRDLVKRYGPKTAVDGLDLTAGAGITAVLGPNGAGKTTTIETCEGYRRPDSGSVRVLGLDPVREAAALRPRVGVMLQSGGVYSGARADEMLRHVARLHAHPLDVDALIERLGLGSCGRTTYRRLSGGQQQRLALAMAVVGRPELVFLDEPTAGLDPQARRATWELVRDLRRDGVSVILTTHHMDEAEELSDDVAIVDAGKVIAQGSPDELCRGGAENTLRFTGRPGLDVGSLLKALPSDSAAAELTPGTYRVSGTVDPQLLATVTSWCAQHGVMPDRISVERHTLEDVFLELTGKELRG is encoded by the coding sequence ATGCGAAACGAGCCCGTCGTCCAGATCCGCGATCTGGTCAAGCGGTACGGCCCCAAGACCGCGGTGGACGGTCTCGACCTGACGGCGGGGGCCGGCATCACCGCCGTCCTCGGCCCCAACGGCGCGGGCAAGACCACCACAATCGAGACCTGCGAGGGCTACCGCAGGCCGGACTCCGGCTCCGTCCGCGTACTCGGCCTCGACCCGGTCCGCGAGGCGGCGGCCCTGCGGCCCCGCGTCGGCGTGATGCTCCAGTCCGGCGGCGTCTACTCCGGCGCCCGCGCCGACGAGATGCTCCGCCACGTGGCCAGGCTCCACGCCCACCCGCTGGACGTCGACGCGCTGATCGAGCGCCTCGGCCTCGGCAGCTGCGGCCGCACCACCTACCGGCGGCTCTCCGGCGGCCAGCAGCAGCGCCTGGCGCTCGCCATGGCCGTGGTCGGCAGGCCCGAGCTGGTCTTCCTCGACGAGCCGACCGCGGGCCTCGACCCGCAGGCCCGCCGGGCGACCTGGGAGCTCGTACGGGACCTGCGCCGCGACGGAGTCTCCGTCATCCTCACCACCCACCACATGGACGAGGCCGAGGAGCTCTCCGACGACGTCGCGATCGTCGACGCGGGCAAGGTCATCGCCCAGGGCAGCCCCGACGAGCTGTGCCGCGGCGGCGCCGAGAACACCCTGCGCTTCACCGGCCGCCCCGGCCTCGACGTCGGCTCGCTCCTCAAGGCCCTGCCCTCGGACTCCGCCGCCGCCGAACTCACCCCCGGCACCTACCGCGTCAGCGGCACGGTCGACCCGCAGCTGCTCGCCACGGTCACCTCGTGGTGCGCCCAGCACGGAGTCATGCCGGACCGCATCTCGGTCGAACGCCACACTCTGGAAGACGTCTTCCTGGAGCTCACGGGTAAGGAGCTGCGCGGATGA
- the sufB gene encoding Fe-S cluster assembly protein SufB, whose protein sequence is MTLPTETAHPELEGLGNYEYGWADSDVAGASAKRGINEDVVRDISAKKNEPEWMTKLRLKGLRLFDKKPMPNWGSDLSGIDFDNIKYFVRSTEKQAESWEDLPEDIKNTYDKLGIPEAEKQRLVAGVAAQYESEVVYHQIREDLEEQGVIFLDTDTALKEHPELFKEYFGTVIPVGDNKFASLNSAVWSGGSFIYVPKGVHVEIPLQAYFRINTENMGQFERTLIIVDEDAYVHYVEGCTAPIYKSDSLHSAVVEIIVKKGGRCRYTTIQNWSNNVYNLVTKRAVAYEGATMEWIDGNIGSKVTMKYPAVYLMGEHAKGETLSIAFAGEGQHQDAGSKMVHMAPNTSSNIVSKSVARGGGRTSYRGLVEIGEGAAGSKSNVLCDALLVDTISRSDTYPYVDVREDDVSMGHEATVSKVSDDQLFYLMSRGMTEFEAMAMIVRGFVEPIAKELPMEYALELNRLIELQMEGSVG, encoded by the coding sequence ATGACGCTCCCCACGGAGACTGCCCACCCCGAACTCGAGGGCCTGGGCAACTACGAATACGGCTGGGCCGACTCCGACGTCGCCGGTGCCTCTGCCAAGCGCGGCATCAACGAGGACGTCGTCCGCGACATCTCGGCGAAGAAGAACGAGCCGGAGTGGATGACCAAGCTCCGTCTCAAGGGCCTGCGCCTCTTCGACAAGAAGCCCATGCCCAACTGGGGCTCGGACCTCTCGGGCATCGACTTCGACAACATCAAGTACTTCGTGCGGTCCACGGAGAAGCAGGCGGAGTCCTGGGAGGACCTGCCCGAGGACATCAAGAACACGTACGACAAGCTCGGCATCCCCGAGGCGGAGAAGCAGCGCCTCGTCGCCGGTGTCGCGGCCCAGTACGAGTCCGAGGTCGTCTACCACCAGATCCGCGAGGACCTGGAGGAGCAGGGCGTCATCTTCCTGGACACCGACACGGCGCTGAAGGAGCACCCGGAGCTCTTCAAGGAGTACTTCGGCACCGTCATCCCCGTCGGTGACAACAAGTTCGCCTCGCTGAACAGCGCCGTCTGGTCCGGCGGCTCGTTCATCTACGTCCCCAAGGGCGTGCACGTCGAGATCCCGCTCCAGGCCTACTTCCGCATCAACACGGAGAACATGGGCCAGTTCGAGCGGACCCTGATCATCGTGGACGAGGACGCCTACGTCCACTACGTCGAGGGCTGCACGGCGCCGATCTACAAGTCGGACTCGCTGCACTCCGCCGTCGTCGAGATCATCGTGAAGAAGGGCGGCCGCTGCCGCTACACGACGATCCAGAACTGGTCGAACAACGTCTACAACCTGGTCACCAAGCGCGCCGTGGCGTACGAGGGCGCGACCATGGAGTGGATCGACGGCAACATCGGCTCCAAGGTGACGATGAAGTACCCCGCCGTCTACCTCATGGGCGAGCACGCCAAGGGCGAGACGCTGTCCATCGCCTTCGCGGGCGAGGGCCAGCACCAGGACGCCGGCTCCAAGATGGTCCACATGGCGCCGAACACCTCGTCCAACATCGTCTCCAAGTCCGTGGCGCGCGGCGGCGGTCGTACGTCGTACCGCGGCCTCGTCGAGATCGGTGAGGGCGCCGCCGGATCGAAGTCGAACGTGCTCTGCGACGCACTGCTCGTCGACACGATCTCGCGCTCGGACACCTACCCCTACGTCGACGTCCGCGAGGACGACGTCTCCATGGGGCACGAGGCCACCGTCTCCAAGGTCTCCGACGACCAGCTCTTCTACCTGATGAGCCGCGGCATGACGGAGTTCGAGGCCATGGCGATGATCGTGCGCGGCTTCGTCGAGCCGATCGCCAAGGAACTGCCCATGGAGTACGCCCTGGAGCTCAACCGGCTGATCGAGCTGCAGATGGAGGGTTCGGTCGGCTAA
- the sufC gene encoding Fe-S cluster assembly ATPase SufC, translating into MATLEIKDLHVTVEADNATKEILKGVDLTVKQGETHAIMGPNGSGKSTLAYSVAGHPKYTITQGSVTLDGEDVLEMSVDERARAGMFLAMQYPVEVPGVSVSNFLRTSATAIRGEAPKLRTWVKEVKSAMEQLQMDPAFAERNVNEGFSGGEKKRHEILQMELLKPKIAILDETDSGLDVDALRQVSDGVNRVRETGEVGTLLITHYTRILRYIKPDFVHVFANGRIAESGGAELADKLEAEGYEAYTKGGASS; encoded by the coding sequence ATGGCAACGCTTGAAATCAAGGACCTGCACGTCACCGTCGAGGCCGACAACGCCACGAAGGAGATCCTCAAGGGCGTCGACCTGACCGTGAAGCAGGGCGAGACCCACGCCATCATGGGCCCGAACGGCTCCGGCAAGTCGACGCTCGCCTACTCGGTCGCGGGTCACCCCAAGTACACGATCACCCAGGGCAGCGTGACCCTCGACGGCGAGGACGTCCTCGAGATGTCCGTCGACGAGCGCGCCCGCGCCGGCATGTTCCTCGCCATGCAGTACCCGGTCGAGGTCCCCGGCGTCTCGGTCTCCAACTTCCTGCGCACGTCGGCGACGGCGATCCGCGGCGAGGCCCCCAAGCTGCGCACCTGGGTGAAGGAGGTCAAGTCCGCGATGGAGCAGCTCCAGATGGACCCGGCCTTCGCCGAGCGCAACGTCAACGAGGGCTTCTCCGGCGGTGAGAAGAAGCGCCACGAGATCCTCCAGATGGAGCTCCTCAAGCCGAAGATCGCGATCCTCGACGAGACGGACTCCGGTCTGGACGTCGACGCGCTCCGCCAGGTCTCGGACGGCGTCAACCGCGTCCGCGAGACGGGCGAGGTCGGCACCCTGCTGATCACGCACTACACGCGCATCCTGCGCTACATCAAGCCCGACTTCGTGCACGTCTTCGCGAACGGCCGCATCGCCGAGTCCGGCGGCGCCGAGCTCGCCGACAAGCTCGAGGCCGAGGGCTACGAGGCCTACACGAAGGGTGGCGCATCTTCGTGA